Proteins from a single region of Deltaproteobacteria bacterium:
- a CDS encoding restriction endonuclease — MRELSELSRSTLVAPPRKGWRETGWKAAGVKATAAVVLLTFLTVLFHGNWQLASALVGSGLGLWWLNETWQHYCRSMDILDEVQGMTFLEFAAYATELLRSQGYVVVKSGRLSGPQADLLLLRGQDPVACWFLHGRQPVRVESIAAAAAAVQSHKEWRALVVSSQRLTLSAWSRARREHCLIIPRARLAVMITQYRRGHRVLTFPVEEATRLRGRK, encoded by the coding sequence ATGCGTGAATTGAGTGAATTGTCTCGTTCGACGCTCGTTGCGCCTCCTCGCAAGGGCTGGCGAGAAACCGGCTGGAAAGCGGCAGGTGTGAAAGCCACGGCGGCTGTCGTACTGCTGACCTTTCTGACCGTGCTCTTTCATGGCAATTGGCAGCTGGCGAGCGCCTTGGTTGGCAGCGGGCTCGGACTCTGGTGGCTGAATGAAACCTGGCAACACTATTGCCGCTCTATGGATATTCTCGATGAGGTGCAGGGGATGACATTTCTGGAGTTTGCCGCCTATGCCACTGAGCTGCTGCGCTCCCAAGGCTATGTCGTCGTCAAGAGCGGACGCCTCTCCGGTCCCCAAGCAGATCTCCTCTTATTGAGAGGGCAGGACCCGGTGGCGTGCTGGTTCTTGCATGGCCGACAGCCGGTGCGGGTCGAGAGCATTGCCGCCGCTGCTGCCGCCGTGCAATCGCATAAAGAATGGCGCGCGCTTGTGGTCTCCTCTCAACGCTTGACTCTGAGTGCGTGGTCTCGCGCGCGGCGGGAGCACTGTCTTATCATCCCGCGCGCTCGTCTGGCCGTCATGATTACCCAATATCGACGTGGCCACCGAGTCCTGACTTTTCCCGTCGAGGAAGCCACCCGCTTGCGCGGCAGAAAGTGA